The proteins below are encoded in one region of Cololabis saira isolate AMF1-May2022 chromosome 13, fColSai1.1, whole genome shotgun sequence:
- the LOC133457727 gene encoding alpha-taxilin-like yields the protein MQTLNTLSTPEEKLGGLCTMYAELLEENRNTQKQMKVLQNQLVQEKDNLRNEHSKAILARSKLESLCRELQRHNRTLKEEGIQRTRLEEEKRKEVTSHFQVTLNDIQTQMEQHDERNASLRQENADLAEKLKKLYEQYKLREEHIDKVVKHKDLQQQLVDAKLHQAQELLKESEERHEREKDFLLKEAVESQMMCELKLQSTCWSPLLRGEV from the coding sequence ATGCAGACCCTCAACACACTGAGCACCCCCGAGGAAAAGCTTGGAGGCCTTTGCACGATGTACGCCGAACTGTTGGAAGAGAACCGTAACACTCAGAAGCAGATGAAGGTGCTGCAGAACCAGCTGGTCCAGGAGAAAGACAACCTGAGGAACGAGCACAGCAAGGCCATCCTGGCCCGCAGCAAGCTGGAAAGCCTCTGCAGGGAGCTGCAAAGACACAACCGGACACTCAAGGAGGAAGGAATCCAAAGAACgcggctggaggaggagaagaggaaggaGGTGACTTCTCATTTCCAGGTGACGCTGAACGACATCCAGACTCAGATGGAGCAGCACGACGAGAGAAACGCCAGCCTTCGACAAGAGAACGCAGACCTGGCAGAAAAACTCAAGAAACTCTACGAACAGTACAAACTGCGCGAGGAGCACATCGACAAAGTGGTGAAGCACAAAGACCTGCAGCAACAGCTGGTGGATGCAAAGCTGCATCAGGCAcaggagctgctgaaggagTCGGAGGAGCGGCACGAGAGAGAGAAAGACTTTCTGCTAAAGGAAGCCGTAGAGTCTCAAATGATGTGTGAGCTGAAGTTACAGAGTACCTGTTGGTCTCCTCTCTTAAGGGGGGAGGTGTGA